The genomic stretch CGTATTCGGCATCAACATGGTTGGCCTGATCAATGGCGAGCCGAAAACCCTGAATCTGAAGCAGCTGCTGGATGCGTTCGTTCGTCACCGCCGTGAAGTGGTGACCCGCCGGACCATCTACGAACTGCGCAAAGCCCGTGAGCGTGGCCACATTCTGGAAGGTTTGACGGTTGCCCTGGCCAACATCGACGAGATTATCGAGCTGATCAAGGCCTCGCCGTCCGCCGCCGAAGCGAAGGAAAAGCTGATTGCCAAGGGCTGGTCGCCGGGCGATGTCATGGCCATGCTGGAACGTGCCGGCCAGGACGCCTGCCGTCCGGACGACCTGCCAGAGATCTATGGGCTGCGTGAAGGTCTGTATCATCTGTCACCGGAACAGGCCCAGGCCATTCTGGACTTGCGTCTGCACCGCCTGACCGGTCTGGAAACCGAGAAGCTCCAGAACGAATACAAGGAAATTCTCGACAAGATTGCCGATCTGCTGGACATCCTGGGCGACCCCGAGCGGCTGCTCCAGGTGATCCGGGAAGAGCTGGAAGCGATCGTTACCGAGTTCGGTGACGAGCGTCGTACCGAAATCACCAGCTCCCGTCGCGACCTGACCATCGCCGACCTGATTGATGAAGAAGACCTGGTGGTGACCATTTCCCACAGTGGTTACGCCAAGACCCAGGCAGTGGAAGACTACCAGGCTCAGCGTCGTGGTGGTCGCGGCAAGGCAGCAACCTCCATGAAGGATGAAGACTTTGTAGAGAAGCTGCTGGTTGCCAACTCCCACGACACGATTCTGTGTTTCTCCAACCGCGGCAAGGTTTACTGGTTGCGGGTCTTCGAGATTCCGCGTGCCAGCCGCGCCTCCCGCGGTCGGCCCATGGTGAACATCCTGCCGCTGGACGAAGGCGAGCGTATTACCACCTTCCTGCCAGTTCGGGATTATCCGGAAGACCAGTTCGTGCTGATGGCCACCTCGGCCGGTGTGGTCAAGAAAACGCCGTTGCCGAACTTCTCGCGTCCGCGCAGCAGCGGCCTGATTGCCCTGTCACTGGATGAGGGCGATACCCTGATCGGTGCAGCCATTACCAAAGGGGATGCCGAGGTCATGTTGTTCTCGACCGCTGGCAAGGCGGTGCGCTTCAACGAAGAAGCCGTTCGTCCCATGAGCCGGACAGCCCGTGGTGTTCGCGGTATCAAGATGCCGCAGGGTCACCATGTGGTGTCGCTGATCATTCCGCAGGACGGCGGGGTTATCCTGACTGCCTCCGAAAACGGCTACGGCAAGCGTACTGCCATTGACGAGTTCCCGACCTACAGCCGTGGCAGCCAGGGCGTAATCGCCATGCAGTGCTCCGAGCGTAACGGTAACCTGGTGACAGCCCTGCAGCTGTTCGACGGTGACGAAATGATGCTGATCTCTGACAAGGGCACGCTCGTGCGTACCCGGACAGACGAAGTGTCGGTTCTTAGCCGGAACACCCAGGGCGTGCGCCTGATCAAGCTGAGCCAGGAAGACGAGCGGCTGGTTGGCGTTGAGCGGATTGCGGAAACCGACGACGAAGAGCTCGACAGTGAAGGCAATCCGATTGTTGCCGACGAGAGCCCGGAAGAAGGCCAAGAAGGCGAGAGTGCCGGCGACGAATAAGCCCGCACTTGCCACAGACAGATTCAGCAAGACTTGAGAGAAAGCAGCAACATGAGCAGGGCGTATAACTTTTGTGCAGGTCCGGCCACCTTGCCGGAGAGCGTGCTTCGTCAGGCGCGGGATGAAATGCTCGACTGGCGCGGTACCGGCATGTCGGTGATGGAAATGAGCCATCGCAGCGACGAGTTTGTCCAGATTGCCGAGACTGCAGAAAAAGATCTGCGTGAACTGGCCGGCGTGTCGGATGACTACGCCGTTCTGTTTATGCAGGGTGGGGCGTCCAGCCAGTTTTCCACCATTCCTCTGAATTTGCTGGGCGAAAAAGGCTCTGCTGACTACGTGAACACCGGCATCTGGTCCAAAAAGGCCATTGCCGAGGCCAGTCGCTATGGCAAGGTGAACGTGGTGGCGAGTTCGGAAGACAGTGGCTTTACCACGATTCCGGATCAATCTTCCTGGCAGACCAGTGCCGATGCGGCGTACATGCACTACACGCCCAACGAAACCATCGGTGGTCTGGAGTTCGATTTTATCCCGGAGAGCCCGACAGCACCGCTGGTCGCCGATATGTCTTCATCAATGCTTTCGAGGCCGGTGGACGTTTCCAGGTTCGGTGTGATCTACGCCGGTGCCCAGAAGAACATTGGTCCCTCAGGATTGGTAGTGGTCATAATTCGCAAGGATCTCCTGGGCAAGGCCCGGAAGGAGACCCCGACCATGATGAACTATCAGGTGATCGCGGATAACGGTTCGATGTACAACACCCCAGCCACCTATTCCTGGTACCTGGCCGGTTTGGTGTTCAAGTGGCTGAAAGAGCAGGGCGGTGTGAAGGCCATGGGTGAGATCAACCTGCGCAAGGCCCGCAAGCTCTACGATTTCATCGATACGAACGAGTTCTACGCCAACCCGATCGACCCGCGGTTCCGCTCCTGGATGAACGTGCCATTCACGCTGGCGGATGATGCCCTGAACGGTGAATTCCTGAAGGGTGCCAATGCCCGTGGTCTGCTGAACCTGGCCGGCCACCGTTCGGTTGGCGGAATGCGTGCGAGCATCTACAACGCAATGCCAGAAGCCGGTGTCGATGCGCTGATTGACTACATGACCGAATTTGCGAAGGAGCGTGGCTGATCATGAGTGATGAGCAGGTTCGGCTCGGAGAGCTGCGGGACGAGATCGATCAACTTGATCAGAAGATCATGGAGCTGATCAGTGCCAGGGCCGCCTGTGCCCAGGAAGTGGCGCACGTTAAAATGACCGCCAATCCGGGGCAGGACGTCTTTTTCTATCGCCCCGAGCGGGAGGCCCAGGTGCTTCGCCGCATCAAGGAACAGAATCCGGGGCCGCTGTCGGGTGAGGAAATGGCCCGTCTGTTCCGGGAAATCATGTCCGCCTGCCTGGCGCTGGAAAAGCCCATGCACATTGCCTTCCTGGGTCCGATTGGCACCTTCACACAGGCGGCAGCGCTCAAGCATTTTGGTCACTCGGTGGTCAGCGTGCCTTTGCCGGCCATTGATGCGGTATTCCGGGAGGTCGAATCCGGCGCTGCCCATTACGGCGTGGTGCCGGTCGAAAACTCGACCGAGGGTATGATCAACCACACCCTGGATATGTTCATGTCCTCGCCGCTGAAGATCTGCGGCGAGGTTCAGCTTCGGATTCACCATCATCTGCTTGTGTCTCCGAAGCATGGCGACCAGGAAATCACCCGGATTTATTCCCATCAGCAATCGTTTGCCCAATGCCGGCAATGGCTGGACACCCACCGCTACGGCATCGAGCGGGTTACCGTCTCCAGCAATGCGGAAGCGGCCCGGCGCGCAGCCGAGGAGCCCGGCACGGCGGCCATTGCCGGTGATATGGCGGCCGAGCTCTATGGCCTGCAGAAGCTGGCGAACAGTATCGAGGATCGCCCGGACAATACTACCCGCTTCCTGATCATTGGCCGGGAGGAAGTGCCGGCCAGTGGCCACGACAAGTCGTCTATCCTGGTGTCCATGCGCAACAAACCGGGGGCTCTGTATCAGCTCCTCGAGCCGTTCCATCGTCACGGGCTCAGCCTGACCAGAATCGAAACGCGGCCCTCGCCAAGTGGCACCTGGGCCTATGTGTTCTACATCGATTTTGAGGGACACATGGAAGACGAACAGGTCCGGAAGGTGCTGGCAGAAGTGGATGAAGAGGCCGTTGAGCTCAAACGCCTGGGTTCCTACCCGATTGGCGTTCTGTAAGTATCTGCACCTGCGTTTCTGAGCAAAGAGTGTCGAGGACGATTTATGGCTATTGATTATCAGAGCCTGGCGGTTCGCGGCGTACAGGCCCTCTCACCCT from Marinobacter adhaerens HP15 encodes the following:
- the serC gene encoding 3-phosphoserine/phosphohydroxythreonine transaminase, translated to MSRAYNFCAGPATLPESVLRQARDEMLDWRGTGMSVMEMSHRSDEFVQIAETAEKDLRELAGVSDDYAVLFMQGGASSQFSTIPLNLLGEKGSADYVNTGIWSKKAIAEASRYGKVNVVASSEDSGFTTIPDQSSWQTSADAAYMHYTPNETIGGLEFDFIPESPTAPLVADMSSSMLSRPVDVSRFGVIYAGAQKNIGPSGLVVVIIRKDLLGKARKETPTMMNYQVIADNGSMYNTPATYSWYLAGLVFKWLKEQGGVKAMGEINLRKARKLYDFIDTNEFYANPIDPRFRSWMNVPFTLADDALNGEFLKGANARGLLNLAGHRSVGGMRASIYNAMPEAGVDALIDYMTEFAKERG
- the pheA gene encoding prephenate dehydratase, whose product is MSDEQVRLGELRDEIDQLDQKIMELISARAACAQEVAHVKMTANPGQDVFFYRPEREAQVLRRIKEQNPGPLSGEEMARLFREIMSACLALEKPMHIAFLGPIGTFTQAAALKHFGHSVVSVPLPAIDAVFREVESGAAHYGVVPVENSTEGMINHTLDMFMSSPLKICGEVQLRIHHHLLVSPKHGDQEITRIYSHQQSFAQCRQWLDTHRYGIERVTVSSNAEAARRAAEEPGTAAIAGDMAAELYGLQKLANSIEDRPDNTTRFLIIGREEVPASGHDKSSILVSMRNKPGALYQLLEPFHRHGLSLTRIETRPSPSGTWAYVFYIDFEGHMEDEQVRKVLAEVDEEAVELKRLGSYPIGVL
- the gyrA gene encoding DNA gyrase subunit A, which translates into the protein MGELAKEILPVNIEDELKQSYLDYAMSVIVGRALPDVRDGLKPVHRRVLFAMSELNNDWNKAYKKSARVVGDVIGKYHPHGDSAVYDTIVRMAQPFSLRYPLVDGQGNFGSIDGDNAAAMRYTEIRMEKIAHSLLADLDKETVDFVDNYDGTERIPEVLPTRVPNLLVNGSSGIAVGMATNIPPHNLTEVVNGCLALIDNPDLTIDELMEFIPGPDFPTEGIINGRAGIVEAYRTGRGRIYIRARHEIEHDNKTNRDAIIITELPYQLNKARLIEKIAELVKEKRLEGISELRDESNKEGIRVVIELRRGENPDVVVNNLFAQTQLETVFGINMVGLINGEPKTLNLKQLLDAFVRHRREVVTRRTIYELRKARERGHILEGLTVALANIDEIIELIKASPSAAEAKEKLIAKGWSPGDVMAMLERAGQDACRPDDLPEIYGLREGLYHLSPEQAQAILDLRLHRLTGLETEKLQNEYKEILDKIADLLDILGDPERLLQVIREELEAIVTEFGDERRTEITSSRRDLTIADLIDEEDLVVTISHSGYAKTQAVEDYQAQRRGGRGKAATSMKDEDFVEKLLVANSHDTILCFSNRGKVYWLRVFEIPRASRASRGRPMVNILPLDEGERITTFLPVRDYPEDQFVLMATSAGVVKKTPLPNFSRPRSSGLIALSLDEGDTLIGAAITKGDAEVMLFSTAGKAVRFNEEAVRPMSRTARGVRGIKMPQGHHVVSLIIPQDGGVILTASENGYGKRTAIDEFPTYSRGSQGVIAMQCSERNGNLVTALQLFDGDEMMLISDKGTLVRTRTDEVSVLSRNTQGVRLIKLSQEDERLVGVERIAETDDEELDSEGNPIVADESPEEGQEGESAGDE